The Stigmatella aurantiaca DW4/3-1 genome contains the following window.
CTCCTGGCGTTCTTCGTCTTCCGCATCGCCGCGTGGGCCCTGCCCAGCACGACCCCGGAGTCCGCGCAGAAGCTCGTCCAGGTGGCCTGGATGCTCGCCTTCACCTTCGGCTTCATCCGGGCCGGGGTCTCGGTCACGCTGAAGATCATCCGGCTGCGCTCCCCGGCGGGAACCCCGAAGATCCTCCGGGACGTCATCGACTTCACGCTGTACGGGCTGGCGGCGCTGCCCATCCTCCAATCCCAGCTCGACCTGAACCTGGGCGGCCTGCTGGCCACCTCCGCGGTGCTGTCGGTGGTCATCGGCCTGGCGCTCCAGGAGACGCTGGGCAACCTCTTCGCGGGCCTGTCCCTGCAACTGGAGCGGCCGTACCAAGTGGGCGACTTCATCCGCATCGGGGAGCACTCGGGGCGGGTGGTGCAGATTGGCTGGCGCGCCACGCGCATCTCCACCTTCCGGTGCGAGAGCGTCACCCTGCCCAACAGCATGGTGGCCAAGGAGGTGGTGCGGAACTTCTCCTATGGCTACGTGCCCATTGGCGTCGACATCTTCATCGGACTGTCCCGGGACACCCCGCCCAACACGGTGAAGGCCGCGGTGCTGGACGTCCTGGACGAGATTCCCCTCATCCTCAAGACCCCCGTGCCCCAGTGCCGCACATGGGCGTATGACGGCTCGTCCATCCGCTACCAGATCCGCTACTGGGTGTCGGACTTCAGCCAGGCGGACAACGCCATGGAGCAGATCTACACGCAGCTGTGGTACCGGCTGCGGCGCGAGCGCATCGAGATCCCCTACCCCCAGCAGACCGTGCACCTGCGCCAGGGGATGGACCACGCCGAGGTGTCTCAGGAGACGGTGCGGGATCTGCTCAAGGCGGTGGACCTCTTCTCGGTGCTGGACGACAGCGAGCTCCACCAGGTGCACCAGGATCTGGTGGCGCGCCGCTTCGGCAAGGGCGAGACCATCATCCAGGAGGGCGATGCGGGGCACACCTTCTACCTGGTGGCCTCGGGCGAGGTGTCCGTGCGCACGGGCAAGGCCCAGCTGGAGGTGACGCGGCTGCAGCGCGGCAGCTCCCTCGGAGAGATGTCCCTGCTCACCGGCGAGCCGCGCGCCGCCACGGTGGTGGCGGTGGAGGACTCCCTGCTGCTGGAGCTGGACCGGCCCGCGTTCGCGCGCATGTTCGCCTCCAACCCCGGGCTGGCCCACCGGCTCTCGGCGCTCCTGGCCCAGCGGCGCACCCAACTGCGCGCGGTGGCGGCGAACAGCAGCGGGAGCGTCGACCCCACCCCCGAGGCGGGCCGCATCCTCGACCGGCTCCGGCACATCTTCGGCATCACGGGGTAGCGGTGCCCGGAGGGGCCTGGTTCAGCGCCCCGAGGCCGCCTTGCCCGCCGCGGGCTTGCCCGCGCCCTGCTTCACCCCTGGGGTCAGCAGGCTCACCCGCCCGTCGGGATAGAGGGCGGTGAGCCGGTCCCCGCGGATCTCCAGCGCCGCGAGGTGCCGCCCGTAGTAGGTGCTCAAGCCCGTGTCGATGAGCACCGCCCGTCCTCCGAAGCGCACCCCGATGCGCCCATCCTTCGTGGGGGTGTGTCCCATCACCATCCGCCGCGCACCGAAGCGCTCCAGCACCGCGTCCAACCCCTGGCTCCACAGCGCCTCCTCCTCCTGCGCATAGCCCCGGAACCACAGCGGGCCCTTCGCGTCCGTCCCCCCTCCCGGCGCCGCGTCCGGGAAGAGATCCTGGCGCGTCCAGCGGTTGAGGGCCCCGAGCGTCTTGGCCGGCACTTCTGGGTGAAGCCCGCCGTGCAGGAAGAGGGTGCCATCGATGCGCACCACCGCGGGATGGCTCCGCAGCCACCGGCCATAGCGCCCTTCAAGGCCATAGGCCGCCCGGTGCCCCTCGAGCCCCTTGGGTGCGCCCGGAGCGTCGGGCGTGGCCTCCAGGCCAGCGAAGGACGCCAGTTCCTCCGGGGTGACGTAGCGCAAGTCCCCGCGCATGTTCATCACCTCATGGTTGCCCAGCAGCAAGTGGACGCGCCCCCCGGCGGCGAGCGCCTCGCGCTCCAACCGCATCATCAGCTCGAAGGCCTCCCGCGTCCGGGCGCCCCGATCGGCGATGTCTCCTGTCTGGACCAGGTGCGTCTTCCCCCCCGTCCACTGGTCCTTCGCATCGATGAGCCCCGCCAGGCGGAGCACCTCCTTCAACGCCTCGACGTCGCCGTGGACATCTCCCACCGCCACCACCCGCTCCACCCCGGAGAAGGTGTCTTCCACCACCTCTTCCAGGCGGGGGGGCGCTCCCGGTGCCGCTGCCCCCAGCACGGGGGCCACGAGCAAGACACACAGGGTACGTGTCATCGAGAGAAAGGCAGACATGTCATTCCTGTCCCCAAGTCGCAGGGAAAATTTTTCAATGAGAGCGCAATAACTTACATTCAACGGCGCTCAAGGCTGATGTTCACCCGCCAGCACTTCCATCATTCACCAGTCATCAATCGGAGGGGCAAGCAACCGGCGGGTCCTTTCGGAAATTACAGGAAAGACAGCACTTTGCCCTCGACACGGACGCCACTTCTGGCGCCGTCGAGGGGACGACATATGGATACGAGCTCGGCCGATGCGGTCCAGGCGTTCTGCTCCACGGGGAGGAAACCTCGACGGCCCAGGATGCTCCTCTCCACCCTCTGGCTGATGGGCGCGGTGGCCTGTAGCACCGAGGAGCTGGCCACCGAGCCCGAGCCCCTGGAGACCCCCCTGGAGACCCAGCAGCAAGCGATCGAGCTCGACAACGGCCTGTCCGCCAACGGCCTGTCCGCCAACGGCCTGTCCGCCAACGGCCTGTCCGCCAACGGCCTGTCCGCCAACGGCCTGTCGCTCGAGAGCTTCCGGCTCTGGTTCACCCAGGCTCCGGCCCATGCCGACATGGTGATGCAGTACGTCGTCCGCTGCGCGCTCCCCGCTGGGGAGACCCTGACCTATACCCATCTCTTGCCGCACCAGACCTTCACCTGGCACGGGGGCCTGGGGCTCGCCCCGGTCTGGGCCAGTGGCCAGCCCATCCCCCTGGCCGAACAGCAGCTCATCACCGGCTGCATGGCCGCCCACGTCAACAAGTACGGGGCGTCCGTCCTCATCTCCGTGCTCGGCAAGACCTCGGCCGGACAGACCATCCCCTACACGGATGCGGAGCTGCGCGACCACTCCGTCAAGGAAGCCTGCTTCTTCGGCAACCTCTTCACGAACGAGGGCGTCTTCTACGGCAATGACTCCCGCTTGCTCAGCGACAAGGAGTCCTCGACCCGCGCGTGCGTGCTCTCCTCCGAGCACCCCAATGCGGTGAACGAGTGCCCCCCCATGGTCTACGCCATGGCCTGCGACCGGATCTGCGTCCGCCAGCCCAACGCGCCCTTCTACACAACGTGCACCTGGCGAGGCATCACCTACCGGCCCATCACCACGCGCATCCGCCCGAGCGAGATCTACAAGTGTGGGGACGGCGTGTGCCAGTTCACCGAATCCTGTGGCCGGGGAGACACCACCCACAGCTGCCAGAAGGATTGCGGCCGCTGTCCGTGAGTTCACTGGTGCCCATCTGCGGGTGAGAATTCTCACACAGGGCAACACACACCAGGATTTCTCCGTATCCTGGGTGAAATAATCAAATTAGGCAGACACTTCTCTCTTCGGATTCGTCACAATACGTCTGCTTCGCCATGATCCTGGGTGATGGGGGCATCCAGGGGGCTGCCCGCTTCGGCGGTCGCCGCGGTCTATCCCCCTTGGGGGGGTCGTCCATGAGCTGCGTTCCATCCTGTGCTGGTGAGGGGGCTCGTCCATGAACCTTTCCTCTACCCTGCCGTCGCGTCGCATCTTGGTCATCGACGACAACCCCTCCATCCACC
Protein-coding sequences here:
- a CDS encoding mechanosensitive ion channel family protein gives rise to the protein MGRVSPLVLQASTATLTTMERLGQSFRALLPFLQSNVSLVVGVVLALLLAGARALSADKDFRRDLLGAFRFLLAFFVFRIAAWALPSTTPESAQKLVQVAWMLAFTFGFIRAGVSVTLKIIRLRSPAGTPKILRDVIDFTLYGLAALPILQSQLDLNLGGLLATSAVLSVVIGLALQETLGNLFAGLSLQLERPYQVGDFIRIGEHSGRVVQIGWRATRISTFRCESVTLPNSMVAKEVVRNFSYGYVPIGVDIFIGLSRDTPPNTVKAAVLDVLDEIPLILKTPVPQCRTWAYDGSSIRYQIRYWVSDFSQADNAMEQIYTQLWYRLRRERIEIPYPQQTVHLRQGMDHAEVSQETVRDLLKAVDLFSVLDDSELHQVHQDLVARRFGKGETIIQEGDAGHTFYLVASGEVSVRTGKAQLEVTRLQRGSSLGEMSLLTGEPRAATVVAVEDSLLLELDRPAFARMFASNPGLAHRLSALLAQRRTQLRAVAANSSGSVDPTPEAGRILDRLRHIFGITG
- a CDS encoding metallophosphoesterase — its product is MSAFLSMTRTLCVLLVAPVLGAAAPGAPPRLEEVVEDTFSGVERVVAVGDVHGDVEALKEVLRLAGLIDAKDQWTGGKTHLVQTGDIADRGARTREAFELMMRLEREALAAGGRVHLLLGNHEVMNMRGDLRYVTPEELASFAGLEATPDAPGAPKGLEGHRAAYGLEGRYGRWLRSHPAVVRIDGTLFLHGGLHPEVPAKTLGALNRWTRQDLFPDAAPGGGTDAKGPLWFRGYAQEEEALWSQGLDAVLERFGARRMVMGHTPTKDGRIGVRFGGRAVLIDTGLSTYYGRHLAALEIRGDRLTALYPDGRVSLLTPGVKQGAGKPAAGKAASGR